Proteins co-encoded in one Gracilimonas sp. genomic window:
- a CDS encoding DUF2851 family protein, with protein sequence MAKPGFAHSEAFLQWIWENLLFDFSDLQTTSGHAVTILNPGKKNVSDGPDFKQATLEIDGLRWHGDIELHTKSSNWKSHAHHTDPNFNSVVLHVVADSNPEQVQTQNRSRPYTLNILPYLSEKLHVFLKNFEEHSPELPCTSGFHFISEEAFYQQIEQAHREYFEKKSDDFLTFFDPNLLPSKAWKQALIISLWDGLGIPHNREAMAATAAELLKKWDGQDIIEAKAMSLEIAGFANSDSDLNWNYKSVRPANHPKKRIEQAVELSAAILQEPFNHFLATEAIHLWEQWFRKAALNQTARFEILFGTVYLPSLFLLGNLFASGPLKSASLSSWKNLRTPIPASLLKKFRPFHLQDKRYRKKLGSIHQLNSYCKASRCSECFVLKKAIQS encoded by the coding sequence ATGGCTAAACCGGGCTTTGCACATTCTGAAGCCTTTTTACAATGGATTTGGGAAAACCTGCTTTTTGATTTTTCGGACTTGCAAACAACGTCCGGGCATGCTGTTACCATCCTGAATCCCGGGAAGAAAAACGTCTCAGACGGGCCTGATTTCAAGCAGGCTACACTCGAAATTGACGGGCTTCGCTGGCATGGTGATATTGAGCTTCACACCAAAAGCTCCAACTGGAAATCCCATGCCCACCACACTGATCCTAATTTCAATAGCGTGGTTCTGCATGTTGTAGCCGATTCAAATCCTGAACAAGTTCAGACCCAAAATCGCAGCCGGCCTTACACGCTCAATATTCTACCCTATCTCTCTGAAAAATTACACGTATTCTTAAAGAATTTTGAAGAACACTCCCCTGAGCTACCCTGCACCTCCGGTTTTCACTTTATTTCTGAAGAGGCTTTTTATCAGCAGATAGAACAAGCACACCGGGAGTATTTTGAAAAGAAATCCGATGATTTTCTCACCTTTTTCGATCCTAACCTGCTCCCATCCAAAGCCTGGAAACAAGCCCTCATTATTTCTCTTTGGGATGGGCTCGGCATTCCGCACAATCGGGAAGCCATGGCTGCCACTGCCGCAGAGCTGTTAAAAAAATGGGATGGGCAGGATATAATAGAAGCTAAGGCAATGAGCCTGGAAATTGCCGGGTTTGCAAACTCCGATTCAGATCTGAACTGGAATTATAAATCAGTCCGCCCCGCCAATCACCCTAAAAAGCGGATTGAACAGGCTGTAGAATTAAGTGCGGCTATTCTTCAGGAACCTTTTAATCATTTTCTTGCTACTGAAGCGATTCACCTCTGGGAGCAATGGTTCCGGAAAGCCGCGCTCAACCAAACCGCCCGCTTCGAGATTTTATTTGGCACGGTCTATCTTCCCTCGCTCTTTTTGCTGGGAAATTTATTTGCTTCCGGCCCGCTGAAATCTGCTTCACTCTCAAGCTGGAAAAATTTAAGAACCCCGATACCTGCCTCTTTGCTCAAAAAGTTCCGCCCTTTCCATCTTCAGGACAAACGATATCGCAAAAAGCTGGGCTCAATCCACCAATTGAATTCATATTGCAAAGCTTCCCGATGCTCTGAATGTTTTGTACTAAAAAAAGCGATTCAGTCTTGA
- a CDS encoding ribose-phosphate pyrophosphokinase codes for MDTPLAIFSGTSNPALARAIAEEYGTSLGDVTIKKFSDGEQYVKYEQSIRGEDIFVIQSTPPPGDNIIELLLLLDAAKRASVKRVTAVIPYFGYARQDRKDQPRVSIGSKLMANLLVKAGADRILTMDLHAAQIQGFFDIPLDHLYASRAFIDHFTSNPIDNLVVVAPDVGSLKMARAYSKKLGATLAFIDKRRPKANQSEIMNLIGEVEGKNVLIVDDLIDTAGTLTNAAAALKERGALSIIAICTHPILSGPAFQRIEDSPIDELLVTDTVQLRQPSDKIKVLSIANIFAEAIQRIHTNDTISALFDN; via the coding sequence GTGGACACACCTCTGGCGATTTTTTCCGGAACAAGTAACCCGGCTTTGGCAAGAGCAATTGCTGAAGAATACGGCACATCATTAGGTGATGTGACTATTAAAAAGTTTTCAGATGGAGAGCAGTACGTTAAGTACGAGCAAAGCATTCGGGGCGAGGATATTTTTGTTATACAATCTACGCCTCCTCCCGGTGATAACATTATCGAACTTTTGTTATTGCTGGATGCTGCTAAACGAGCTTCAGTGAAAAGGGTAACCGCCGTTATTCCCTATTTTGGATATGCCCGGCAGGATCGTAAAGATCAGCCCCGGGTGTCAATAGGTTCAAAATTAATGGCCAACCTGTTGGTTAAAGCCGGTGCCGATCGCATCTTAACGATGGATTTGCACGCAGCTCAGATACAAGGATTTTTTGATATCCCGCTTGACCATTTATATGCAAGTCGGGCTTTTATTGACCACTTTACTTCCAACCCTATCGATAACCTGGTAGTGGTAGCTCCTGATGTAGGCAGCCTTAAAATGGCACGGGCCTACTCCAAAAAATTGGGCGCTACGCTGGCATTTATTGATAAGAGAAGGCCTAAGGCCAACCAATCTGAAATCATGAACCTGATTGGGGAAGTAGAAGGAAAGAATGTGTTAATCGTCGATGATTTGATCGACACGGCCGGAACATTGACGAATGCTGCAGCAGCTTTGAAAGAACGAGGCGCGCTCAGTATTATCGCAATTTGTACACACCCGATTTTGTCGGGTCCGGCATTTCAGCGAATCGAAGATTCGCCTATTGATGAGTTGTTGGTAACGGATACCGTTCAGCTTCGCCAGCCTTCGGATAAGATTAAAGTGCTGAGCATTGCGAATATTTTTGCTGAAGCTATACAACGCATTCACACTAACGACACTATCAGTGCACTGTTTGATAATTAA
- a CDS encoding 50S ribosomal protein L25, with product MAYPELVKLEGKVRETSKKANKALREELRVPAVLYGPDVEENVHFSIDELELEKILRKPQTKLQELTVDGKSYKTLLKRTEFDPVTDRPIHADFYVLADDQKVTLRVPIKITGNAKGVVENGGRVFKPMNFVRIRVLPSDIPAEFEIDISPLEIGQSFHISDLDLEGIIPLDDLSRTIVTIRPPKGADFLENLVAGITDETEEEVVAEGEAAEGEELAEGEEAPEGEEGEDSSEEKTEE from the coding sequence ATGGCATACCCAGAATTAGTAAAACTTGAAGGAAAGGTCAGAGAGACCAGCAAAAAGGCGAATAAAGCGCTCAGGGAAGAATTACGTGTCCCCGCTGTTCTCTATGGTCCTGATGTTGAGGAAAATGTTCACTTTTCTATTGATGAACTTGAATTAGAGAAGATTTTAAGAAAGCCTCAAACCAAGCTTCAGGAACTCACTGTTGACGGCAAATCCTACAAAACTCTGTTAAAAAGAACGGAATTTGACCCGGTTACTGACCGTCCGATCCACGCCGACTTTTACGTATTGGCTGACGATCAAAAAGTTACACTTCGTGTTCCTATCAAGATTACAGGAAATGCGAAAGGGGTTGTTGAAAATGGTGGTCGCGTATTCAAACCAATGAATTTTGTGCGAATTCGTGTACTCCCTTCTGACATTCCTGCAGAATTTGAAATTGATATTTCTCCACTCGAAATCGGCCAGTCTTTCCATATTTCTGATTTGGATCTGGAAGGTATTATTCCTTTGGATGACCTCAGCCGAACCATCGTAACCATTCGTCCTCCGAAAGGTGCCGACTTCCTCGAAAATCTTGTGGCCGGTATTACCGACGAGACCGAAGAAGAAGTTGTTGCTGAAGGCGAAGCGGCCGAAGGTGAAGAACTTGCTGAAGGCGAAGAAGCTCCTGAAGGTGAGGAAGGAGAAGATTCTTCTGAAGAAAAAACAGAAGAATAA